The following coding sequences are from one Melopsittacus undulatus isolate bMelUnd1 unplaced genomic scaffold, bMelUnd1.mat.Z mat_scaffold_544_arrow_ctg1, whole genome shotgun sequence window:
- the PRODH2 gene encoding hydroxyproline dehydrogenase — protein sequence LLGGEGLRGRRARELLRALLVLGLCARPALVRGAGRLLPLAPPPLRAAVYAQFVAGPDRACALQTAARLRTEGLRAALALPCESPGGRGQQGESWFDANHGAALECVGLAAATGPGAMMQLKVTAMMDAELCATIQQRMQEPGTEVTPELFIEAMGGKVAPSLPFLTPQQNQHLGASLRRLDSVAQAAVAQGVTLMVDAEQTHLQGALRVMTLALIGRHNRGAEPRVWSTVQAYVRGAEQMLTMEASWARRYGAGYGVKLVRGAYLEEERIRAQRLGVPDPLHPTLEATHLSYGACLELALALVVQDRVRLMVATHNEASVMQAVQRMEALGIPRRGGVCFGQLYGMCDHVTLALGGSGFSAFKSVPVGPEGAVLPYLLRRAQEHRQGALLRTAAERAILLAELGRRVRKPPPPPRTPSRSTSSRS from the exons ctgctggggggggaggggctccGGGGCCGGCGCGCGCGGGAACTGCTGCGCgcgctgctggtgctggggctgtgcgcGCGGCCCGCGCTCGTGCGGGGGGCGGGGCGG ctcctccctCTGGCCCCTCCCCCCCTGCGCGCGGCCGTGTACGCGCAGTTCGTGGCCGGCCCGGACCGCGCATGCGCACTGCAGACGGCCGCGCGCCTGCGCACTGAGGGGCTGCGCGCTGCCCTGGCGCTGCCCTGCGAGAGCcccggggggcggggccagcaGGG TGAGAGCTGGTTCGATGCCAACCATGGGGCAGCCCTGGAATGTGTGGGGCTGGCGGCAGCCACAGGGCCTGGGGCCATGATGCAGCTGAAGGTGACGGCCATGATGGACGCCGAGCTCTGC GCCACCATTCAGCAGCGGATGCAGGAGCCGGGAACGGAGGTGACACCAGAGCTCTTCATTGAGGCCATGGGGGGCAAG gtTGCTCCGTCCCTGCCCTTCCTGACCCCACAGCAGAACCAGCACCTTGGGGCCTCCCTGCGGCGCTTGGACAGCGTGGCCCAG GCGGCTGTGGCTCAGGGGGTGACCCTCATGGTGGACGCGGAGCAGACCCACCTGCAGGGGGCGCTGCGGGTCATGACCCTGGCTCTGATTGGTCGGCACAACCGGGGGGCGGAGCCTCGAGTCTGGAGCACAGTGCAGGCCTATGTGCgg ggcgCTGAGCAGATGCTGACCATGGAAGCCTCCTGGGCCCGGCGCTATGGGGCTGGCTATGGGGTGAAGCTGGTCCGAGGAGCCTacctggaggaggagaggatCAGGGCCCAGAGGTTGGGGGTCCCAGACCCACTGCACCCCACATTGGAGGCCACACACCTCAG CTATGGGGCCTGTCTGGAGCTGGCTCTGGCACTGGTGGTCCAGGATCGGGTCAGGCTCATGGTTGCCACACACAATGAGGCCTCAGTGATGCAGGCAGTGCAGCG CATGGAGGCCTTGGGCATCCCCCGCCGGGGGGGGGTCTGCTTCGGGCAGCTCTATGGGATGTGTGATCACGTGACCCTGGCGCTGG GTGGTTCCGGTTTCTCGGCCTTCAAGTCAGTTCCGGTGGGACCGGAAGGGGCGGTGCTCCCGTACCTGCTGCGGCGCGCGCAGGAGCACCGGCAGGGGGCGCTGCTGCGCACGGCGGCCGAGAGAGCGATCCTATTGGctgagctggggaggagggtCCGGAA GCCCCCCCCACCGCCTCGGACCCCCTCCAGGTCGACCTCCTCCCGGTCCTGA
- the MAZ gene encoding myc-associated zinc finger protein has translation MTSSQGVKRVRKSHACDMCGKGFRDVYHLKRHQLSHSDEKPHQCPVCQQRFKRKDRMSSHVRSHDGSVQKPYGCSHCGKSFSRPDHLNSHVRQVHSTERPFKCELCSAAFATRDRLRAHSLRHAGGGAKAAGHAQPRPQPRPQPRPPANCGLCDKGAGGESCPMAAPGPPPPAVAVLPMEGAPQPW, from the exons ATGACGTCATCGCAAGGGGTGAAGAGGGTCAGGAAGAGCCACGCGTGTGACATGTGTGGGAAGGGATTTAGGGACGTCTATCACCTGAAGCGACACCAGTTATCCCATTCCGACGAGAAGCCGCACCAGTGCCCAGTGTGCCAGCAGCGCTTCAAGCGCAAGGACCGCATGAGCTCCCATGTGCGATCCCATGACGGCTCCGTGCAGAAGCCCTATGGGTGCAGCCACTGTGGGAAGAGCTTCTCCAG acccgACCACCTCAACAGCCACGTGAGGCAGGTTCACTCCACGGAGAGACCCTTCAAGTGTGag ctctgctctgctgccttcgCCACCCGGGACCGGCTCCGGGCTCACTCATTACGTCacgcggggggcggggccaaggcCGCAGGCCACGCCCAGCCCCGCCCCCAGCCACGCCCCCAGCCCCGCCCACCGGCCAACTGCGGCCTCTGCGACAAAG gtgcAGGGGGTGaatcctgccccatggcagcccCAGGGCCTCCCCccccagctgtggctgtgctgcctATGGAGggagccccacagccctggtga